The Chlorocebus sabaeus isolate Y175 chromosome 14, mChlSab1.0.hap1, whole genome shotgun sequence genome segment GTAGCATCCTTCTTCTCTACTCCTTCACCAAGGATGTGGAGACAAAGTGCTAATGAAAACAACTCTTAAGAGAATGGATGCTTATTCTTTAAATAGGGGGAGGTAAAATTGATGAGGGACTCAACCCCCTATCAATCTTCCTACCTCGAGAGCACTGTCGAGGAAGAAATGGAGAACTGacctcactctccctctcttaCCATGTTCCTGAAGACCAAGGAACGAACACTGAGGTCTTTACCAgactcctttttctttccctatgaATAGGGCTTCCAATTTCCACACCTGATGTAATCTCTCAGTTGGAGCATGAGGAGGAACTGAAGAGAGAAGTTTCAAAAGCAGCCGCTCCAGGTGCGTGAGTGTTGAAAACAGTGCGAGTAAAACCCAGATTGTCAATGGAAATGCTTATGGAGGAGGAGCCTGTCCAGATATTGCTAGACCCATGGAAAAGTTGAAGTCCCTGTCTTTCCCCTGTGCCACATCCTAGCTCCGTGGATGGTGATCTGTTTATAAAGTTATAATTTGATGTTTTAGAAAGTAAATACTTTCTACTCTTTCAAACCAATTCTTTTTCCCAAATAAGGTGCAATGAAACcaacattttaatgtttgttaATAACTTGCTTGGGTTCAAGGCTCTAAAGCAGGATTTTCCATGTGTCATTTTATCTTTGCCGAACGCCATGTTTTTGAGTCTCAGATCAAtgactgtaaattcatctctggGTTTTCCCTTGCCACCTTCTCTGTCTAAGCAGAGGCGGCATGGCATGATGGTTAAGACTGCAGACTTTGGAACTAAGCTCCCTTGGTTTAAACCCGATCTTAGCTACTCATTAGCTTTGTGACCTTTAACAGGTGACTTGTGTTCTCTGTGACTTAAATTTCCCCAGTGGTGAAATGGGGATAGTGACAGCACAGAGCTTATACTGTTGTGGTGACGGTCAAAGGAAATAATCCAAGAGAAGTGTTTTAAACAGTACCTGGCTATATGCTAAGCAAATGATAGCTGTTAAGTCCTCGTAACTTTTTTGAAAGATGTTATGGATTTGACCCTGTTACTTCTGTTACTGCAATAGACTACTGGTTAATTATACTTTCTTTACTCTTATCTTTGTAAAATTGAGGCAGCATAATACTGCTAGATGCCCCAGTGAGTTGCTTACACTGCCAGTTCTGTATTCCTCTACCTGCTTTCAAAGCCGTTGTTAGTCTACCTGCCTAACTTTTTTGCCTTCTCTGTTCTTCAGCTTGAACTCTTAACATCAGATAAGCAAGTCCCTCACTGTCCTCCACTAACCGTGTGTTCTTCGTGAACATTTGGGGCTTTAATTTTTACACTCCCCTTAGCTGGAAGTCCGTTTGCCTTACCTCTTCTACCTATTTAAAATCCCAGGCACTTCCCTGAGTATATCTCGTTGAGAGCACTgtattgtattaatttatttcctGTAGAGACATGATTGGAATGGATATTGAAGACCGCTTAAGCTTGCAAGGATTGAAACATTTTTAGCAGTGAAGCTTTTCCCCTCAAATTCTTACTAGGAAGCCCAGGAACTTGGGGCAGGTATCTTGAGAGGTTGGGGACTAATCTGAAACATGGAGTTTCAGCCTTCCTCTCGCAACACactgctgtttttctctttcgttcctttctctcttttttctttcttcttggttcTGTTTTACTCTTTCCAGTTTGCTGGGTCTAAGGTGGTGGTAAGCAATGAGAGGCGATTAGTTGCTTTCCAGTTAATAAGCTTTGTGCTCATTTGAGTTTGTAGACCTGGACCATGTTGAATGCTAGCTTCTAGAATTTGTGTCTCATCTTGAGACAGTAGAAGCAACAGATTTTTGTGAAAAGGAGATGGTTTTCAGCAATTAGTCTGTTAGCAGTGGTTGGGACATATTGGAGTAGGAAAGGATTGGTGGCAAGGAGATTAGCTAAAGATGGTCATTCTCGAGGCATGAAACGATAAGGCTCTGGTCAGATGGGTACGGTAAGTCTTTGGAAGACCATCTTTCTCTGATCCAAGCCCTGTCCCTCtaagtcctttaaaaaaaatctgctatttctccacatcaccTCTTGTTAGTCTCATTCTGTTATTTTTCGTTATTTCCTATCCTGCTGCATAGGGGAACGTTGAGTACCTGTACACACTCTCCTTTACGCAGCTGTACTTCTTTGTccagtcatcttttttttcttgtgttctcCCAAGATTGCAAGACTATTTTTGAGAGCTTTGAAGTTCATGTGTTCCCTGTAAATATTCTTAACAAACATGTCTCATTAATTTCCTACCCCAGCAGTTATTTTTCTCCCAGGGTAGGAAATGATACACGTGTGTATTTTTGCTCATTTCAGACTGGGAAACAATACCAGAAAGCAAGGAGCTCACTCCAGAGAAGGGTATTTCTGAAGAAGAATCGGCCCCTGGGGTGTTAATTGTAAGATTTTCAAAGGAAGGTTCTAGTGAACGTGAGGATTCTTTAGAGAGTCAGCAGGAAAACCATGAGAAACATTTAATCCAAGAGGCCGTCACTCAGAAATCTTCTAGGGAGAGAAGTTACCAATTTGATGAATTTAGAAGAAGTTGCACTCGGAGGTCCTTACTCGTTCAGCAGCAGGGAGAGAGACTACATCATtgtgagtcatttaaaaataacttaaaacaaaattcagaaataattcGGCACGAGAGAATTTGTGCAGGAAAGAAACCTTGGAAATGCAGTGAGTGTGAGAAAGCCTTCAGTTACTACTCAGCTTTTGTCttacatcagagaattcacaccggagaaaaaccctatgaatgtaaggagtgtgggaaagcctttagccAGAGCATACACCTTACTCTGCaccagagaattcatactggagagaagccctacGAATGCCAtgagtgtgggaaagccttcagtcaCCGCTCAGCCCTTATTCGGCATCACAtcattcatactggagaaaaaccctatgaatgcaaTGAATGCGGGAAGGCCTTTAACCAGAGTTCATACCTCACTCAACATCAgcgaattcatactggagagaaaccttatgagTGTAAcgaatgtgggaaggccttcagcCAAAGCACATTCCTTACCCAGCATCAGGtcattcacactggagagaaaccctataagtGTAacgaatgtggcaaagcctttagtgaTCGGTCAGGTCTTATTCAGCACCAGAGGACTCATACTGGGGAGCGGCCTTACGAGTGTAacgaatgtgggaaagcctttggCTACTGCTCAGCCCTGACTCAGCACCAGAGAACTCACACTGGGGAGAAACCCTATAAATGCAATGATTGTGCCAAAGCCTTCAGTGACCGCTCAGCCCTTATTCGTCATCAGAGAacacacactggagagaaaccttacaaatgtaaagATTGTGGAAAAGCATTCAGCCAGAGCTCGTCTCTTACAAAGCATCAGAaaactcacactggagaaaagccGTACAAgtgtaaggaatgtggaaaagccttcagcCAGAGCTCATCCCTCTCTCAACATCAGAAAACTCATGCTGGAGTGAAAACCAAGAAATATGTCCAAGCTTTTAGTGAGCACTTAACCTTTGGCCAAcacaagagaattcatactggataAAGACCATGTACATGTGGTACATTCAGAGCATACTTACTGAGCATTTACCGTGCTTGCCATGGGGGTCTACAAAGAGATTTAAGATGGTGTTGCAAAAAAGTTATTGAGAAGTCACTGCTGATATGGGTTGTAGCATGATTAGACTGTGAAagtatagttttacatttttaaaagtgttctgGCAGAGGACGCTGAATTTCCGTCAGGAAAGAGGGAAATTATTTGTAACACCCTAACGTGTATGTAAATTACCATATCCTTGGGAGAGAAATGGGGTATGCTGTGGTGGAAAGGGGACATCTTGACTGTGCTAGATATTTTCATAATACTAAGAATATAAGTTTTAAAGGAGATAAGTTATACTTTTAGGGAAGTTGCGTGGGTAGAAATAAGAGATTGAGAATTCACAATGAGTTTGTCCAGagtcaggagtggtggtggaAGGGAAGTTGTCCTGCATTCTTAAGTTTAAAGAGCCAAAGGAAGTAGAgggaaaggatagaaaaaaagaGCTCGGGGAATGAACCCAAAAAATATTGATTATGTTAACTACTCAACTGAATATTCACAACCGTGAAAAATATTAGACTTAATAGTTGTCCAGTTGAAAAGTTTCTGTGAGGGTAGCTTTACCATGCAGCTAAGGACTGTTGGCTGACTGTTTCTGTGAGGGTAGCTTTAGGCTGCAGCTAAGGACTGTTGGCTGACTGTTTCTGTGAGGGTAGCTTTACCGTGCAGCTAAGGACTGTTGGCTGCAGGGTAATGCAGGGTGTTTGCTTCTGCACTTTTTGTCTTTTAGACCTTGCTTACTGAGACATCGCCTACTAAATCATGTTAATTTCCAAGGGTCAGGAGCCACAGCTTAGAAAATTGAGTACAGAAGAGACTTTTGATGTATTCAAACTGTTTTAAGGTATCTGAGTTACCTGAGAATGTGCTTATTTATAAAGATTTACCTCAGTTGTATCTAGTTTGTCCCTTAGATTTTTTATAGCTTATAGTAAAGTTTAGTTGTAGATTTGCACTGACACTGCATATTAGATTATGAAAAGCTTGAAAAGACTTTGAAATACCGTTTACCATTTTACTCTTGGGTAGAGGCAGGTGGcgtctttttatatatttttttttcattgaaactTTGAAGATTATTGGACACATTATTTTGAGTgcagagtttttaattttaggaagCTGTACTATGATGTATCTTGGTGTGAATTTCTTTTAGTTTACCCTATTGGGTTTGCTTAGCTTCTTCAATGTgtaggtttatgtcttttgccaaatttggtAGATTTTCAGCCCTCATCTCTTTAAATACATTTCAGCCCCCACCTTCTACTCCTTTTCTCCTGGGACTCTAATGAAAGAAATAGGAGCTCTTTGGTTGTCGTCTCACAAGTtcctgaggctctgttcattttttcttgaCGATTTTTGTCTGAATCTGCTCAATCTGCCATAACAAGACAGCATAGACTGACCGGGTGActcaaaaaaatatgtaattctaacagttctgaaggctgggaagtccaagatcaaggtgcctgcTGACTCTGCCTCTAATGagggctttcttcctggcttacagatggctgccttctcactgtgtcttctcATGTCCGTAGTGCATGCAGGTGGGCCagctgggagagggagagagaaatagcTCCCTTTTCTTATCAGTCCACCAGTTCTAGCAGATTAGGACTCTGCCCTTCTTACCTCATTTAACCCTAATTACCCCCCTGAAAACGCTGTCTCCAAATAAattcacattggggattaggacttcaacataatTTTGGGGAAGAGGGGATACATTTAGTCCATAACgttccaccccagcccctcaccGAATTTATGTCCTTGCATGCAGAATACATTTATTCCACTCCAACAGCCCCAAAAGccctaactcattctagcattagCTCTAAAGTCCAGACCTTCAAGTAAATATCACCTAAATCAGATACGGGTAAGACTCAAGGTGCAATTCATCCTGAGGCACAATGACTTTCCAGCTGTGAACCTGTGAAACCAAACAAGTTATGTGCTTGCAAAATACATTTGTGGTCTGGACATAATGTAGGCATTCCCATTCCACAGagggagaaataggaaagtaGGAGGAGGGATGTGTCCTGAGCAAGTCCAAAACTTAGCAAGGCAAATTCCGTTAGGTCTTGTGTttcgtcagatcttgtgagagtaATCCTCTTTTGTGCCTCCCGGACCCACTGGGGTAGAGGTCCTGTCTCTGGTACTGCCAGGTAGCCCCTTGCCTAAGCCTCTAGGGTAATTCTGCCCCTAAGGCTTCAGTTGGaggctttctgttctgttgaaACCAGGGTGATGGTTCCACCCTTTGAAACAGGAGGCATCCCCAGTGGTCTCTGAATTGTTTTCAGGGTCATTCTCTTTTCTTGAAGGATAACACATACTCATAGACAAATGGCTCTCTGGTTCTGTAGGATCTAAGAAGTCCTAAAGcctgccttcattttattttgttgtttttctgtcccCTTTAGTGCCAGGTGGCTGTGTTTCTGCTGTTATAATCCCATTATATTCCTGGCTTCTCCTGGGGCTGCTAAACCCATTTGATCTATTTATCAAATGGTTGAAATAGTTTTTAAGCCACACGCTTAGTGTTTTCTTCATAGcacattttctcatatttttgtgATACGAATGGAATTTTCACGTTTCTTTAATTGTGCTTCCTTGTTTCTTAACAGTTCCTTCTTCACttcatctctctcctcccacaTTTTACTACAAGCACTAAGGGGACCCAAGCCGCACCTTCAGTACTTTGCTTAGAAATCTGCTAAATAAACAGtttcatcactctcaagttctgCCTTTCAGAAAACACTAGAACAGTTCAGAgaagttctttgccactttataacaagagccaccttttttttttttttcccagttctaATAATATGTACCTCATTGCCATCTGAGGCCTTGCCAGAGTGGCCTTTAATATCCGCATCTCTAGCATGTACCTCAGAACTCTTGGTCTCTACCCATCACCCTGTCCAAAGCTGCCTCCACATTTTGAGGCGTCTGTTACAGCAGCATCCGCCTCTGGGTACCGGAATCTCAATCTGCTTGGTCGGCCATAACAAACatccatagactgggtggctcaaagcacagaaatttatttctcaaagttctggaggctgtaagtCTAAAATCAGGGTCCAACTGCGTTCagttcctggcttgtagatggttgcactctcactgtgttctcacatgacCTGTTCTCAGTGCATAGGTGTGGAGAGAAGTTGGATTGGGACCCCACCTTTAAGGTCTCTTTTAACCTTAATGACTTCCTCAGaacctatctccaaatatagtcacattgagggttagggtGTCCACATAATGAATTGGGGTGGGGGGACATAGTTCATCACAGTTTTCTCTCTTCATATTGAGTATTTTCTGTTGTTCTGTCTTCCAGTTCACTAGATCTTCCCTCTGTCCTTTTGATTCTGCTGTTGAGACCATCcttgaattttatttcagttattgtattttttagttgcaCATGATTCTTTGTTTCCTTGCTGAGAgcctttctttgcttattttgtttGCATTAAGCATGTTTGTAATTACTCTTTGAGGCATTTTTGCGATGGCTGCTCTCAAATCCTTGCAGGTTATCCTAACATCTGTGTCATCTCAGTATTGACATCTTTGGGTTATCTTCTCATTTAAGTTGAGATTTTCTTGGTTCTTGGTGTGAGGAGTGATTTTCAGTTGAAGTCTGGACATTTGGAGTATTTTGGTGTGAGACTCGGTATCCTGTTGAAGTCTTCTGCATTGACAGGCCTCCTCGGATACCGCTGTGGTGGAGAACGTGTTGCGGGGGTGCTGCCTCCTTACTTTAAGTTGGTGTTGGAAGTCCAggttcaccattggcctctaatGACTCCTGGGCAGGGGTCCTCACTACTGCTGGGCAAGGGTGGGATTTACAGCTCCCCACTAGGCCTCCGCTGACACCACACTGGCCAGGGAAGATCAGGAACGCCTTGTTACTGCTATTTACGTGGCCTCGATTGACAGCATGGTGTGGGGTTGAGGGTGACATCATTACTGTTGGGAATTGGTGTAAGTCTTGACCCCCCACTTGGCTTCCACTGAGACCACACCagtaagaaagaagagagatggcTCTGAGTAGGGGGGACACTGCCAGGGTGATGTGTGGGGAGGTGTGGGTTTTAGAAATCTATCTGCCCACTTGGTCTTCTCTGATACCACCCCAGGCTAAAGGTGGAGGACTGAGAGCCTTGTTACAGCCTGGTGAGGGTGGAAGTATAGGCCTTTGTTGGTGGGGATAGGACCATAGCTTACTTCTGTGGTCTTTTAAGTAGGATTGTGGTTTCCTAAACattttctgtcttgctaggctACTCCCTTTCCAGTCCTTTGGCTAGAAAAAGCAGATTTTtcttggggctttttttttttggggggggggtctGTGCCTGTGCCTGTTGGCATTTCTGGGTTGTCAGCTTCTCTAGAACCCAATCTGGGATAGATGAGGCAATAAGAAAACCCAAGAACGTCACTGCTGTGTTCTTCCTCAGGTTCTGAGGTCCCTAGCCAGTCCATTCTCTCTCCACCTTCTAGAACTTTCTTATGTTTGCTTTGTATATAATATCCCAGATTTTTAGTCGTACTTAGTGAGAGCAGTAGGAGAAAGTAGTGCTCCACCTTTCCCGTGACATCCTTGTGCTTGACACTGAAATCACACATCAAGTTGTGGTATATATAGGGTTTGTGGTGTATACAGGTCATTTGTAACCAGTTAGGAATAGGTACTAAAAGAAATGCTCGCTGGATTCCTGAAGATAAGCTGCCAATTTGGTAGATAGAAACTATCAGCCTGCTTCATCTAGCTTTGAAGAAACAATAGTTTATAAATTGAGGAAACACCAGTATTTAATTGTAGGTTATAAACTTGAGAAGGATAGATATGACTAAGAATATAAACTAAAgggttaaattttttgtatttgtatttttgtttgaaaagcATATAAGAAGCACTGGAGAACTGGACtcagaatttcagatttttttccagttgtaTGTTATCTACATGTGGCTATCTGTTCACTTTAATTTGCCATATGACATATGAGATCATAGagaatcaacagaataaagaatgaaaataactgAGATTTGGGACAAGTCACCTTCATCCTTTGATATCTATCTCCTCAtagataaatgttttaaaatttaatgcctACTTGAGAATGATTAGAGTTAGGTAGAAAAGGGATGCAAATGTGGTTTGTAAGCTATCAGGTGCTACATAACTATTAGGTATTAATGATACAGTCATTTAGAAGACATATCCATCATGTATGCTTCACAGTGGTGACCCAATAAAAACAACTGTGAATATAATGGAATgagactttttatctttttaaataagttttctggGATCCTGTTAAAAtatgcatcttttgagataaccatgtggttcCTTTTCATCTATTAATGTGGTAAAGTACATTGATTTTCTGATGTTAAAgaatccttgcattcctgggatgcaatttcatgattttttttctctctctctgggggAGTTTGTGTCCCTTGAATTTTAGTTGCATTCATCTGTTAAACTGGGGTTATTGTGTTTGTAGTGTGTGGTTTGGTTGGTTTTAGGGGCTATTTAGATTTACTATTTCTTCTAGAAAGTTGTaggtttttctaaaaatgtatccTGTTTGGTCTTCGAGTTgtttaaaatggttttattttcaagTACTTGTTCTATCTGAACTTAtgtcccttttttctttcctgatgtTGCTTATTTG includes the following:
- the ZNF892 gene encoding zinc finger protein 892 isoform X1, translating into MEPGGRGSLFEDSDLLHAGNPKENDVTAVLLTPGSHELMIRDMAEALTQWRQLNSPQGDVPEKPRNLVLLGLPISTPDVISQLEHEEELKREVSKAAAPDWETIPESKELTPEKGISEEESAPGVLIVRFSKEGSSEREDSLESQQENHEKHLIQEAVTQKSSRERSYQFDEFRRSCTRRSLLVQQQGERLHHCESFKNNLKQNSEIIRHERICAGKKPWKCSECEKAFSYYSAFVLHQRIHTGEKPYECKECGKAFSQSIHLTLHQRIHTGEKPYECHECGKAFSHRSALIRHHIIHTGEKPYECNECGKAFNQSSYLTQHQRIHTGEKPYECNECGKAFSQSTFLTQHQVIHTGEKPYKCNECGKAFSDRSGLIQHQRTHTGERPYECNECGKAFGYCSALTQHQRTHTGEKPYKCNDCAKAFSDRSALIRHQRTHTGEKPYKCKDCGKAFSQSSSLTKHQKTHTGEKPYKCKECGKAFSQSSSLSQHQKTHAGVKTKKYVQAFSEHLTFGQHKRIHTG